In a single window of the Delftia tsuruhatensis genome:
- the recX gene encoding recombination regulator RecX — translation MGFAKLSLKGRALKLLAQREHSRLELERKLAAHVQEGEDLGAMLDALEQRGFISAERVAESVLHSKAARFGTARLAQELRSKGLDDALVRAATEQLRATELQRALAVWRQRFGTAPATPQERLKQMRFLASRGFGGEIASKVVRGRAEDGDLE, via the coding sequence ATGGGATTCGCCAAGCTGTCGCTCAAGGGCCGCGCGCTGAAGCTGCTGGCCCAGCGTGAGCATTCACGGCTGGAGCTCGAACGCAAGCTCGCCGCCCATGTGCAGGAAGGCGAGGACCTGGGCGCCATGCTCGATGCGCTGGAGCAGCGCGGCTTCATCAGCGCCGAGCGCGTGGCCGAATCCGTGTTGCACAGCAAGGCCGCGCGCTTCGGCACGGCACGCCTGGCACAGGAGCTGCGCAGCAAGGGGCTGGATGATGCACTGGTACGCGCCGCCACGGAGCAATTGCGCGCCACCGAGCTGCAGCGCGCCCTCGCCGTCTGGCGCCAACGCTTCGGCACTGCGCCTGCCACACCGCAGGAGCGGCTCAAGCAGATGCGCTTCCTGGCATCGCGCGGCTTTGGTGGCGAGATCGCCAGCAAGGTGGTGCGCGGCCGCGCCGAGGATGGGGATTTGGAGTGA
- the yddG gene encoding aromatic amino acid DMT transporter YddG: MASVQSHSPASAGRATAIGLLAVVCWSCTVGLMRSVAEPLGAVGGAAMLYTVSAICVAAVRGLPGPARWRAMHPVYLWGCGLLFAVYEICLSLAIGLAQDRSQALELGLINYLWPSLTIVLAVLLRQQSARWWLWPGVLLCLWGLTRVLGGDSLHWQDMAGHMRANPLAYGLAFGAALLWPCYSLLARRWGGGHNAVGLFLVWTALALWIQWLWLGGEGGMHWSATVVLQLLVVGGLTAMGYSCWEHGIQHGHLAVMAAASYFTPVFSALLASAWLQVRPGWGFWQGVALVTLGSLVCWAATRRVG, from the coding sequence ATGGCATCCGTGCAGAGCCACTCCCCAGCGTCGGCCGGCCGGGCCACGGCCATCGGCCTGCTGGCCGTGGTGTGCTGGAGCTGCACCGTGGGCCTGATGCGCTCGGTGGCCGAGCCGCTGGGCGCCGTGGGTGGGGCCGCCATGCTCTACACGGTCAGCGCCATCTGCGTGGCTGCCGTGCGGGGCTTGCCAGGGCCCGCGCGGTGGCGCGCCATGCATCCTGTCTATCTCTGGGGCTGCGGGCTGCTGTTCGCGGTCTATGAGATCTGCCTGTCGCTGGCCATAGGGCTGGCGCAGGACCGGTCCCAGGCGCTGGAGCTGGGACTGATCAACTACCTGTGGCCCAGCCTGACCATCGTGCTGGCCGTGCTGCTGCGCCAGCAGAGCGCACGCTGGTGGCTGTGGCCCGGCGTGCTGCTGTGCCTGTGGGGATTGACGCGCGTGCTGGGCGGCGATTCCCTGCATTGGCAGGACATGGCCGGCCACATGCGGGCCAATCCGCTGGCCTATGGACTGGCTTTCGGTGCGGCCCTGCTGTGGCCTTGCTATTCGTTGCTGGCCAGGCGCTGGGGTGGTGGCCACAACGCGGTGGGCCTGTTCCTGGTCTGGACCGCGCTGGCGCTGTGGATCCAATGGCTGTGGCTGGGCGGCGAGGGCGGCATGCACTGGTCGGCCACGGTCGTGCTGCAACTGCTGGTCGTGGGCGGCCTCACGGCCATGGGCTACAGCTGCTGGGAGCATGGAATACAGCATGGGCACCTGGCCGTGATGGCCGCGGCTTCGTACTTCACGCCGGTGTTCTCCGCCCTGCTGGCCAGCGCCTGGCTGCAGGTGCGGCCGGGCTGGGGCTTCTGGCAGGGCGTGGCGCTGGTGACGCTGGGCTCGCTGGTGTGCTGGGCGGCCACGCGACGCGTGGGTTAG
- a CDS encoding Bug family tripartite tricarboxylate transporter substrate binding protein, translated as MQRRHFLASIAASSVVPGMSFAQETSRPLRIVVPFPAGGSTDMVPRNMQDVLPKLLGGQAVVIENKAGAGGSIGMAEVARATDGVTFGIATLSTHGVNPAVFKKLPYDAINDFVGVTEIVKAPGVIVINPKLVPVNNFAEFVKYLKANPGKVSFATPGNGTIGHMWGAQFMKSTGTEMQHIPYRGAGPAINDVLGGQVPVYFDQVASSLPHIKGGKVKALAVSWHERLDVLPEVQTYAEAGHADLNDPSWFGLVAPKSTPPEQVARVQKAIVAALKDPAVQKRMAAQGLYISGTSSEAFTKQIASEVAKMKKVAATAQIQLD; from the coding sequence ATGCAACGACGCCATTTCCTCGCTTCCATCGCCGCTTCTTCTGTCGTTCCTGGAATGTCCTTTGCCCAGGAAACCTCGCGCCCCCTGCGCATCGTTGTCCCGTTCCCCGCCGGTGGCTCCACCGACATGGTCCCGCGCAACATGCAGGACGTGCTGCCCAAGCTGCTGGGCGGCCAGGCCGTGGTGATCGAGAACAAGGCCGGCGCGGGCGGCTCCATCGGCATGGCCGAAGTGGCTCGCGCCACCGACGGCGTGACCTTCGGCATCGCCACGCTGTCCACCCACGGCGTGAACCCCGCCGTGTTCAAGAAGCTGCCCTACGACGCCATCAACGACTTCGTCGGCGTGACCGAGATCGTCAAGGCGCCCGGCGTGATCGTGATCAACCCCAAGCTCGTGCCGGTCAACAACTTCGCCGAGTTCGTGAAATACCTCAAGGCCAACCCCGGCAAGGTCAGCTTCGCCACGCCCGGCAACGGCACCATCGGCCACATGTGGGGCGCCCAGTTCATGAAGAGCACGGGCACCGAGATGCAGCACATTCCCTACCGTGGTGCGGGCCCGGCCATCAACGACGTGCTCGGCGGCCAGGTGCCCGTGTACTTCGACCAGGTGGCTTCCTCGCTGCCCCACATCAAGGGTGGCAAGGTCAAGGCCCTGGCCGTGTCCTGGCACGAGCGCCTGGACGTGCTGCCCGAGGTGCAGACCTATGCCGAAGCCGGCCACGCCGACCTGAACGATCCCTCCTGGTTCGGCCTCGTGGCTCCCAAGAGCACCCCGCCCGAGCAGGTCGCGCGCGTGCAGAAGGCCATCGTCGCCGCGCTCAAGGACCCGGCCGTGCAAAAGCGCATGGCGGCCCAGGGCCTGTACATCTCCGGCACCAGCAGCGAAGCCTTCACCAAGCAGATCGCCAGCGAAGTGGCCAAGATGAAGAAGGTGGCCGCCACCGCCCAGATCCAGCTGGATTGA
- a CDS encoding Bug family tripartite tricarboxylate transporter substrate binding protein, whose translation MFPRLSPRRLARALLAALAAGTLAASWSAHASDYPGRPVKIVVGFTPGGSGDAVARILAQSFGQILGQSFVVENRPGANGNLATDVVRRSEPDGYTLFYTSIGHATNPLLYKEARYDPVRDFTPIGQVLSAPNVLVVPASSPFKTVQELVAYAQAHPGQLNFASSGVGASVHLSGEMFKYYAKVDMVHVPYKGSGSLMPDLLSGTVSLAFPNLPTAMPLVRRGQLRALGVTTRTRSAAAPDIATIAESGVPAYDMSTWYGLVAPAQLPADIQKKLSEALIRTLNDPEVRNKLVAQGMDPRPSTPEEFARFIADESQRWSGLLKSLNLAAN comes from the coding sequence ATGTTCCCTCGCCTGTCCCCCCGGCGCCTGGCACGCGCCCTGCTGGCGGCCCTGGCCGCCGGCACGCTGGCCGCTTCGTGGAGCGCGCACGCCAGCGACTATCCCGGCCGGCCCGTCAAGATCGTCGTGGGCTTCACGCCCGGCGGCAGCGGAGATGCCGTGGCGCGCATCCTGGCCCAGTCCTTCGGCCAGATCCTGGGCCAGTCCTTCGTGGTCGAGAACCGGCCCGGAGCCAACGGCAACCTGGCCACGGATGTCGTGCGCCGCTCCGAGCCCGATGGCTACACGCTGTTCTACACCTCGATAGGACACGCCACCAACCCGCTGCTGTACAAGGAGGCTCGCTACGACCCGGTCCGTGACTTCACGCCCATAGGCCAGGTGCTGAGCGCGCCCAACGTGCTGGTGGTGCCCGCCAGCTCGCCATTCAAGACCGTGCAGGAGCTGGTCGCCTATGCGCAGGCCCACCCCGGCCAATTGAACTTCGCCTCGTCGGGCGTGGGCGCCTCGGTGCACCTGTCGGGCGAGATGTTCAAGTACTACGCCAAGGTGGACATGGTCCACGTGCCCTACAAGGGATCGGGCAGCCTCATGCCCGACCTGCTGTCGGGCACGGTGTCCCTGGCCTTTCCCAACCTGCCCACCGCCATGCCGCTGGTACGGCGCGGACAGTTGCGCGCCCTGGGCGTGACCACGCGCACGCGCTCGGCCGCCGCGCCCGACATCGCGACCATCGCCGAATCCGGCGTGCCGGCCTATGACATGTCCACCTGGTACGGCCTGGTCGCACCGGCCCAGCTGCCGGCCGACATACAGAAAAAGCTCAGCGAGGCGCTGATCAGGACGCTGAACGACCCCGAGGTGCGCAACAAGCTCGTGGCCCAGGGCATGGACCCCCGGCCCAGCACGCCCGAGGAGTTCGCCCGCTTCATCGCCGATGAGTCCCAGCGCTGGTCCGGCCTGCTCAAGAGCCTGAACCTCGCCGCCAACTGA
- a CDS encoding MarR family winged helix-turn-helix transcriptional regulator, whose amino-acid sequence MSELSPVTPPADAWRLTHLGRLLGHAMRRFDARVLQLMARDVEVPLALSNLAARDKVGAAHIHITRHLSLAGDRLTDLAERAGMAKQSMADLVAQCEAWGLVTRESDERDARVRRIRFTPAGLAWLQAFHDAVAQAEAEFREEVGEDIATVVALGLEAYAGGGSLG is encoded by the coding sequence ATGAGCGAACTGTCCCCTGTCACACCACCGGCCGATGCCTGGCGCCTGACCCACCTGGGCCGCCTGCTGGGGCACGCCATGCGGCGTTTCGATGCCCGCGTGCTGCAACTGATGGCGCGCGATGTGGAAGTGCCGCTGGCGCTGTCCAATCTCGCGGCGCGCGACAAGGTGGGCGCGGCCCATATCCACATCACGCGCCACCTGTCGCTGGCGGGCGATCGCCTCACCGATCTGGCCGAGCGCGCGGGCATGGCCAAGCAGTCCATGGCCGATCTGGTCGCGCAGTGCGAGGCCTGGGGCCTGGTCACACGCGAAAGTGACGAACGGGATGCCCGCGTGCGCCGTATCCGCTTCACCCCGGCGGGACTGGCCTGGCTGCAGGCCTTCCATGACGCCGTGGCCCAGGCCGAGGCCGAATTCCGCGAAGAGGTGGGCGAGGACATCGCCACCGTGGTGGCGCTGGGGCTGGAGGCCTACGCGGGTGGCGGCTCACTCGGGTAA
- a CDS encoding sensor histidine kinase — MKIFQREQRSLFGEILDWMLTPLLLLWPVSLALTWLVAQGLANKPFDRALEYNAQALAQLVMVQQGKVLFNLPQSASEILRADESDTVYFQVLGVKGEYLAGERELPQPPESDTPAGGGAVQLRDAEFRGIDLRVAHVWVRMPLPGEPLALVQVAETREKRSVLATEIIKGVMLPQFVILPLAALLVWLALARGIKPLHRLEERIRARRPEDLSPIHHKDVPLEVVPLVDSVNDLLGRLGDSLATQKRFLADAAHQLKTPLAGLRMQAELAQREGMSTQELRQSLAQIARSSMRATHTVNQLLALARAESVGRGLAMQPCNLVRIVTDVVRDCLPRAMDKHVDLGYDGAEASAAGVWLQGNATLLTELVRNLVDNAINYTPSSSERPGMVTVRVLADPFGQVLLLQVEDSGPGVAEAERELVFQPFYRVLGSEADGSGLGLPIVLEIARQHGAQVLLEDAHPGQQPPGARFSVRFTALRAPPR; from the coding sequence ATGAAAATCTTCCAGCGTGAACAGCGCTCCCTGTTCGGCGAGATCCTCGACTGGATGCTCACGCCGCTGCTGCTGCTGTGGCCCGTGAGCCTGGCGCTGACCTGGCTGGTGGCCCAGGGGCTGGCCAACAAGCCGTTCGACCGGGCGCTGGAGTACAACGCCCAGGCGCTGGCACAGCTGGTGATGGTGCAGCAGGGCAAGGTGCTGTTCAACCTGCCGCAGTCGGCCAGCGAGATCCTGCGTGCCGACGAGTCGGACACCGTGTATTTCCAGGTGCTGGGCGTCAAGGGCGAATACCTGGCCGGCGAGCGCGAACTGCCCCAGCCTCCCGAGTCCGATACGCCGGCCGGTGGGGGCGCGGTGCAACTGCGCGATGCGGAGTTTCGCGGCATCGACCTGCGCGTGGCCCATGTCTGGGTGCGCATGCCGCTGCCCGGCGAGCCCCTGGCCCTGGTCCAGGTGGCCGAGACGCGCGAAAAGCGCAGTGTGCTGGCCACGGAAATCATCAAGGGCGTGATGCTGCCGCAGTTCGTCATCCTGCCGCTGGCCGCGCTGCTGGTGTGGCTGGCGCTGGCGCGGGGCATCAAGCCGTTGCACCGGCTGGAGGAACGCATCCGCGCGCGCCGGCCCGAGGACCTTTCGCCCATCCACCACAAGGACGTGCCGCTGGAGGTCGTGCCGCTGGTGGATTCGGTCAATGACCTGCTGGGTCGGCTGGGCGATTCGCTGGCCACGCAAAAGCGTTTTCTGGCCGATGCGGCCCACCAGCTCAAGACGCCACTGGCCGGATTGCGCATGCAGGCCGAACTGGCGCAGCGCGAGGGCATGAGCACGCAGGAGTTGCGGCAGTCACTGGCGCAGATCGCGCGCTCCAGCATGCGTGCCACGCACACCGTCAACCAGCTGCTGGCGCTGGCCCGTGCCGAGAGCGTGGGCCGTGGCCTGGCCATGCAGCCATGCAACCTGGTGCGCATCGTCACCGACGTGGTGCGTGACTGCCTGCCGCGTGCCATGGACAAGCATGTGGATCTGGGCTACGACGGTGCCGAGGCCTCGGCGGCCGGCGTCTGGCTGCAGGGCAATGCCACGCTGCTGACCGAGCTGGTGCGCAACCTCGTGGACAACGCCATCAACTACACGCCTTCCAGCAGCGAAAGACCCGGCATGGTCACGGTGCGTGTGCTGGCCGACCCCTTCGGCCAGGTCCTGTTGCTGCAGGTGGAGGACTCGGGGCCGGGAGTGGCCGAGGCCGAACGCGAGCTGGTGTTCCAGCCGTTCTACCGGGTCCTGGGCTCGGAGGCCGACGGCTCGGGCCTGGGCCTGCCTATCGTGCTGGAGATCGCGCGCCAGCATGGCGCCCAGGTGCTGCTGGAGGATGCGCATCCCGGCCAGCAGCCGCCGGGCGCGCGGTTCAGCGTGCGCTTCACGGCGCTGCGCGCGCCGCCGAGGTAG
- a CDS encoding response regulator transcription factor — MRILIAEDDQVLADGLLRSLRGSGAVVSHVSNGSEADTALMTSSEFDLLILDLGLPKMHGLEVLKKLRGRGDALPVLILTAADSVEERVQGLDYGADDYMAKPFALSELEARVRALTRRGMGGASSTIKHGPLVYDQAGRVATIDGKMVELSARELGLLEVLLQRAGRLVSKDQLVERLCEWGDEVSNNAIEVYIHRLRKKIERGPIRIATVRGLGYCLEKIAA; from the coding sequence ATGCGCATTCTGATTGCCGAAGACGACCAGGTCCTGGCCGATGGCCTGCTGCGCAGCCTGCGCGGCTCGGGCGCCGTGGTCAGCCATGTATCGAATGGCAGCGAGGCCGATACCGCGTTGATGACCAGCAGCGAGTTCGACCTGCTCATCCTGGACCTGGGCCTGCCCAAGATGCATGGCCTGGAAGTGCTCAAGAAGCTGCGCGGGCGCGGCGACGCACTGCCGGTGCTGATCCTCACGGCGGCCGACAGCGTGGAGGAGCGCGTCCAGGGATTGGACTATGGTGCGGACGACTACATGGCCAAGCCGTTCGCCCTGTCCGAACTGGAGGCGCGCGTGCGCGCACTGACGCGGCGCGGCATGGGCGGGGCCAGCAGCACCATCAAGCACGGGCCGCTGGTCTATGACCAGGCGGGCCGCGTGGCCACCATCGACGGCAAGATGGTCGAGCTGTCGGCGCGCGAGCTGGGCCTGCTCGAAGTGCTGCTGCAGCGCGCGGGCCGCCTGGTCAGCAAGGACCAGCTGGTCGAGCGTCTGTGCGAATGGGGCGATGAGGTCAGCAACAATGCCATCGAGGTCTACATCCACCGGCTGCGCAAGAAGATCGAGCGCGGCCCCATCCGCATCGCCACGGTGCGCGGCCTGGGCTACTGCCTTGAGAAGATCGCCGCCTGA
- a CDS encoding LysR substrate-binding domain-containing protein translates to MSLRRLNPPIHLLRAFSTVVRFGGVSRAAEALHLTQSAVSKQIQELEKWVGVALFERERKRLSLTPAGERYERAVRALLGQLEAATLELITSDDSRGALHLSSLPTFAAKWLIPRLPQFQQRYPQITLHFVPYVHSYQFDSPGLDCAILFGDGHWSGAHAHYLVGRQVALIAPPRGAGPEARITTPQDVARCTRLRHVTIPDAWARWSEAHGIHGISPFAGPQFDQFQTIIRAVMAGMGIALVPRCLVEDEIAAGLVHEPLPQHGYQSALGYWLCYPADRANHGTLGIFRNWLVDHAAQTPGRVAVAPVAPGESAPSDPPAPPTSAARAAP, encoded by the coding sequence ATGAGTTTGCGCCGCCTCAACCCGCCCATACATCTGCTGCGCGCTTTCTCCACCGTGGTGCGCTTCGGGGGCGTCTCGCGCGCGGCCGAGGCCTTGCACCTGACGCAAAGCGCAGTCAGCAAGCAGATCCAGGAGCTGGAGAAGTGGGTGGGCGTGGCGCTGTTCGAACGCGAGCGCAAGCGGCTGAGCCTGACGCCCGCGGGCGAGCGCTATGAACGCGCAGTGCGCGCCCTGCTGGGCCAGCTGGAGGCCGCCACCCTCGAACTCATCACCAGCGACGACAGCCGAGGCGCGCTGCACCTGTCGTCCCTGCCGACCTTCGCGGCCAAGTGGCTGATCCCCAGGCTGCCCCAGTTCCAGCAGCGCTATCCACAGATCACGCTGCACTTTGTACCCTACGTACACAGCTACCAATTTGACAGTCCCGGGCTGGACTGCGCCATCCTGTTCGGGGACGGGCATTGGAGCGGCGCCCACGCCCACTATCTGGTGGGACGCCAGGTGGCGCTGATCGCGCCGCCGCGCGGCGCGGGGCCGGAGGCACGCATCACCACCCCCCAGGACGTGGCGCGCTGCACGCGGCTGCGCCATGTGACCATTCCCGACGCATGGGCGCGCTGGAGCGAGGCCCACGGCATCCACGGCATCAGTCCGTTCGCGGGCCCGCAGTTCGACCAGTTCCAGACCATCATCCGCGCCGTCATGGCCGGCATGGGCATCGCCCTGGTGCCGCGCTGCCTGGTGGAGGACGAGATCGCGGCCGGCCTGGTGCACGAGCCCCTGCCCCAGCACGGCTACCAGAGCGCCCTGGGCTACTGGCTGTGCTATCCGGCCGACCGCGCCAACCACGGCACGCTGGGCATCTTCCGCAACTGGCTGGTGGACCACGCGGCGCAGACACCGGGCCGGGTGGCCGTCGCACCCGTGGCCCCCGGTGAATCAGCCCCCTCCGATCCGCCAGCGCCTCCTACCTCGGCGGCGCGCGCAGCGCCGTGA
- a CDS encoding N-formylglutamate amidohydrolase, translated as MHPVLRLISQNFLQSLPGAAGSGAAGPGAADAAQPMVTSVAGTSAVVLDSPHSGTVYPADFGSCLPLATLRQAEDTHVEKIYAFAPGLGVGWVEAHFPRIYLDANRDTTEIDTSMIEGDWPLPVTTDPVVLQKVRLGKGLIWKFTDEGVPIYDRLLPADELLRRIERCWKPYHAAVERAIDAAHARHGYSIHINCHSMPSVAASHATLHPGLVHADFVIGDRDGSTASPALSERICAFLRERGYSVDYNHPYKGVELVRRYGKPAEHRHSIQIEINRKLYMDEQTLALDQAGYLRLTTDLKVLVEQLMTTDPRSL; from the coding sequence ATGCATCCCGTCCTGCGACTGATCAGTCAGAACTTCCTGCAATCCCTGCCCGGTGCGGCAGGCTCCGGTGCGGCCGGCCCAGGTGCGGCCGATGCCGCGCAGCCCATGGTGACCAGCGTGGCCGGCACCAGCGCCGTGGTGCTGGACTCGCCACACAGCGGCACGGTGTATCCGGCGGACTTCGGCTCCTGCCTGCCGCTGGCCACGCTGCGCCAGGCCGAGGACACCCATGTGGAGAAGATCTACGCCTTCGCGCCCGGCCTGGGCGTGGGCTGGGTGGAGGCGCATTTCCCGCGCATCTACCTGGACGCCAACCGCGACACCACCGAGATCGACACCAGCATGATCGAGGGTGATTGGCCCCTGCCCGTGACCACGGACCCGGTCGTTCTGCAGAAGGTGCGCCTGGGCAAGGGCCTGATCTGGAAGTTCACCGACGAGGGCGTTCCCATCTATGACCGCCTGCTGCCCGCCGATGAATTGCTGCGGCGCATCGAGCGCTGCTGGAAGCCCTACCACGCGGCCGTCGAGCGGGCCATCGACGCGGCCCATGCGCGCCATGGCTACAGCATCCACATCAACTGCCATTCCATGCCCTCCGTGGCCGCCAGCCATGCCACGCTGCATCCGGGGCTGGTGCATGCGGACTTCGTCATCGGCGACCGCGACGGCAGCACGGCCAGCCCCGCGCTGTCCGAGCGCATCTGCGCCTTCCTGCGCGAGCGCGGCTACAGCGTGGACTACAACCACCCCTACAAGGGCGTGGAGCTGGTGCGTCGCTACGGCAAGCCCGCCGAGCACCGCCACAGTATCCAGATCGAGATCAACCGCAAGCTCTACATGGACGAGCAGACCCTGGCGCTGGACCAGGCCGGCTACCTGCGCCTGACGACGGACCTGAAGGTGCTGGTCGAACAATTGATGACCACCGATCCGCGCAGCCTCTGA
- a CDS encoding 3-oxoacid CoA-transferase subunit A, with amino-acid sequence MINKIAYSLADALDGIQDGATIMISGFGGAGLPFELVDALVERGTRDLTIVSNNAGSQGKGISRLVLAGQVRKVICSFPRQPGSSAFDDLYRQGRLALELVPQGTLAERIRAAGAGIAGFYTPTGVGTELAEGKECRRIGDKEYLLEYPLHADFALIKAEVADRWGNLTYRRSGRNFGPLMATAARCTIAQVSRIVALGGIDPEAVVTPGIYVRRVVRTPGGPS; translated from the coding sequence ATGATCAACAAAATCGCATACAGCCTGGCCGATGCGCTGGATGGCATCCAGGACGGCGCCACCATCATGATCTCGGGCTTCGGGGGCGCCGGCCTGCCGTTCGAGCTGGTCGATGCCCTGGTCGAGCGCGGCACGCGCGACCTGACCATCGTGAGCAACAACGCCGGCAGCCAGGGCAAGGGCATCAGCCGCCTGGTGCTGGCAGGACAGGTCCGCAAGGTGATCTGCTCGTTTCCGCGCCAGCCGGGCTCCAGCGCCTTTGACGACCTCTACCGCCAGGGGCGCCTGGCGCTGGAGCTGGTGCCCCAGGGCACGCTGGCCGAGCGCATCCGCGCCGCGGGCGCCGGCATCGCGGGCTTCTACACCCCGACGGGCGTGGGCACGGAACTGGCCGAAGGCAAGGAATGCCGGCGCATCGGCGACAAGGAGTACCTGCTCGAATATCCGCTGCATGCGGACTTCGCCCTGATCAAGGCCGAGGTGGCCGACCGCTGGGGCAACCTGACCTACCGCCGCTCGGGCCGCAACTTCGGCCCGCTGATGGCCACGGCGGCGCGCTGCACCATCGCCCAGGTCTCGCGCATCGTGGCGCTGGGCGGCATCGATCCCGAAGCCGTGGTCACGCCCGGCATCTACGTGCGGCGCGTGGTCCGCACCCCAGGAGGTCCATCATGA
- a CDS encoding 3-oxoacid CoA-transferase subunit B, with amino-acid sequence MNSSCRYTPRTVDEIARRIVQDIPDGAYVNLGIGQPMVIANHLPVDREIIIQSENGILGMGPLAVGDEVDSELVNAGKQNVTLLPGGSIFHHGDSFTMIRGGHLDICVLGAFQVSARGDLANWRTPDSDAIPAVGGAMDLAQGAKQVFVMMEHRTRQGQSKLVERCSYPLTGAGVVDRIYTDLATLAVVPLGLRVVDRVPGLSHAELEDLSQLQLMEA; translated from the coding sequence ATGAACAGCTCTTGCCGCTACACGCCGCGCACCGTGGACGAGATCGCCCGGCGCATCGTGCAGGACATCCCCGACGGTGCCTATGTGAACCTGGGCATAGGCCAGCCCATGGTCATCGCCAACCATCTGCCGGTCGACCGCGAGATCATCATCCAGAGCGAGAACGGCATCCTGGGCATGGGCCCGCTGGCCGTGGGCGACGAGGTGGACAGCGAACTGGTGAACGCGGGCAAGCAGAATGTGACACTGCTGCCGGGCGGCTCCATCTTCCACCACGGCGACTCCTTCACCATGATCCGTGGCGGACACCTGGACATCTGCGTGCTGGGGGCCTTCCAGGTCTCGGCGCGCGGCGACCTGGCCAACTGGCGCACGCCGGACTCCGATGCCATCCCCGCCGTGGGCGGTGCCATGGACCTGGCCCAGGGCGCGAAACAGGTGTTCGTGATGATGGAGCACCGCACGCGGCAGGGCCAGTCCAAGCTGGTGGAGCGCTGCAGCTATCCGCTGACCGGCGCCGGCGTGGTGGACCGCATCTACACCGACCTGGCCACGCTGGCCGTGGTGCCGCTGGGCCTGCGCGTGGTGGACCGCGTGCCGGGCCTGTCGCATGCCGAACTGGAAGACCTTTCCCAATTGCAACTGATGGAGGCCTGA
- the recA gene encoding recombinase RecA, which yields MNTAVTTANSEKAKALQAALAQIEKQFGKGTIMRLGEGEAIEDIQVVSTGSLGLDIALGVGGLPRGRVVEIYGPESSGKTTLTLQVIAEMQKQGGTCAFIDAEHALDTGYAQKLGVNLSEVLISQPDTGEQALEIVDSLVRSGAVDLIVVDSVAALTPKAEIEGEMGDQLPGLQARLMSQALRKLTSTIKKTNCMVIFINQIRMKIGVMFGSPETTTGGNALKFYASVRLDIRRTGTIKKGDEAIGNETKVKVVKNKVSPPFKTAEFDILFGEGISREGEILDMGVNAKILDKSGAWYAYNGEKIGQGRDNAREFLRENRDLAVEIENKVRDSLGIALLPTAGGEAAAKPPKAGKAKADKDGVIEA from the coding sequence ATGAACACCGCCGTCACCACCGCCAACAGTGAAAAAGCCAAGGCCCTGCAGGCCGCGCTCGCACAGATCGAAAAGCAGTTCGGCAAGGGCACCATCATGCGCCTGGGCGAAGGCGAGGCCATCGAGGACATCCAGGTCGTCTCCACCGGCTCGCTGGGCCTGGACATCGCCCTGGGCGTCGGCGGCCTGCCGCGCGGCCGCGTGGTCGAGATCTACGGCCCTGAATCCTCGGGCAAGACCACGCTGACCCTGCAGGTCATCGCGGAAATGCAAAAGCAGGGCGGCACCTGCGCCTTCATCGACGCCGAACACGCGCTGGACACCGGTTATGCCCAGAAGCTCGGCGTGAACCTGAGCGAAGTGCTGATCAGTCAGCCCGACACCGGCGAGCAGGCCCTGGAGATCGTGGACAGCCTGGTGCGCTCGGGCGCCGTGGACCTGATCGTCGTGGACTCGGTGGCGGCCCTCACGCCCAAGGCAGAAATCGAAGGCGAGATGGGCGACCAGCTGCCCGGCCTGCAGGCCCGCCTGATGAGCCAGGCCCTGCGCAAGCTGACCAGCACCATCAAGAAGACCAACTGCATGGTCATCTTCATCAACCAGATCCGCATGAAGATCGGCGTGATGTTCGGCAGCCCCGAGACCACCACGGGCGGCAATGCGCTGAAGTTCTACGCCTCGGTGCGCCTGGACATCCGCCGCACGGGCACCATCAAGAAGGGCGACGAGGCCATCGGCAACGAGACCAAGGTCAAGGTCGTCAAGAACAAGGTCTCGCCCCCGTTCAAGACCGCCGAGTTCGACATCCTGTTCGGCGAGGGCATCTCGCGCGAAGGCGAAATCCTGGACATGGGCGTCAACGCCAAGATCCTCGACAAGTCGGGCGCCTGGTATGCCTACAACGGCGAGAAGATCGGCCAGGGCCGCGACAATGCCCGCGAGTTCCTGCGCGAGAACCGCGATCTGGCCGTGGAGATCGAGAACAAGGTACGTGACAGCCTGGGCATCGCCCTGCTGCCCACGGCCGGCGGCGAAGCTGCGGCCAAGCCCCCCAAGGCTGGCAAGGCCAAGGCCGACAAGGACGGCGTGATCGAGGCCTGA